The following nucleotide sequence is from Arvicola amphibius chromosome 1, mArvAmp1.2, whole genome shotgun sequence.
TGGGAATGAGTTACATCAAGGTAGGAGGGGTCAGCATAGGTATTTAAGAGTGACTGGGTCTGGAGCAGACTGTTTTACAAAAGTAAGAGACGACAGAGGCACACTTCGTTAGCAAATACTGGTGTCTGTGGAAAGGGAGACGTGGACAGCACAAGAAAGTGTGGCATGGCTTGGCTTACCTTCTACCTTCTAAACATTCTCTGGGCTGTGGCAGGAACCAGCACCCGAGCCCAAAGCTCTTGCTGTGAGTATGGTGATTGTTCCAATGGCAAAGACACAGCCATCTCAGGCATAGTTTTACTGATGAGAAAGAGGTAGAACAGCAACCACTATAGGAGTTCTGAAGAGGTGGGCATAAGTCAGGGATAGCGACATGTTCATCTTTCATGACTTCCTAGCCTAATTCTCTGAGAGTAAAGTCCATGCACTTTTTATGGAGAGAGAGTGAATTATGATGCAGGAATGTTGGTTACTGGAACAAGAGAGATACTTAGTGGTAACTATGACCACATAGGAGGTTTGAATATTTGCTGAGCAGAGCATGCTCAAGTCATCAATATTCTTCATGGAAGAGCAGAGGGAAATGGATGCAAAAGAAATGAGTGCCTTCTAGGCAATGGTGAGAAACCATTTTAAACACTTCTGAGCTGTACTGCTTAAAGttagcacattaaaaaaaaatcaccttaaagATAGAGACTGCTGGAGATGAAAGGAACCTCTAGAGAGAAGTGTTGACACTTTCTGCGTTTCTCTTCCGCCACTCCATCCTCAAGACTCTCAAGTCTTCTGCTAAAAGACCTAAAAGACACAGGAATTACACTTCTGGGAAAGGGGATGAGGACTGGGGGGAATGAGGGATTAGGAACAAGGGCGGGGGTGTGACAAGTGACTTTCCTTTTCTCAGCTGTCCCCCCAGAACAGCAGCCCTGGGTCGATGGCCTACAGAAGCTCATGGAACGCTCGGTAATGAGGTCAGATTTCCCAAACCCCAGCATCCTGATTGCCATGAACCTGGCTGGCACCTACAGTCCGGAGGCCCAGAAGAGCCTGACTAACGAGCTCATGAGCACTGACAGTGCAGGTTAGACACtggagcaccccccccccaccgcaaAGCCTGCATCTTCCACACACCGGCTCCCCCGGACCCCGGGTCTATGTCATCACCCGCTCCAATTCATTCACCTTTCCCTACACAGCCGCAGACGTCTGTAACTAAACGTATGTGACATCAGAATTGTCATGGAAGAGGGCAGGGACGCACAGGGAGCTACAGACTCAGTGCAGAAAGCAGGGGCTTCTGGTTTCAAATCTGCTGCTTATGAGCAAGTCACTGGATGCCACTTTCCTTGCCCTCTAAggacaaaaacaataaaacagtgaGAGTAACAACAAAGTCTAGGGTCTATTCACTTCGCATGACCTGCGTGAGGTTCAAGATACATAGCAAAGTCTACTTTCTGCCTGTATGTTTCCACAGACTTTCATGgggtttctcatttctttttctaaacagaCAGCAGGAATTCTTTTCTTAGCATATATTAATCATGTGAAATAGTTTCATTATTCTGTCTTTGAGTCATACGGACAACACTAGATTCAGTGTTTCCTCAAAGATTTATTTCCATATTTCTATTCTGAAAAAGAGGGATTTCAAAATGACGAGAATGCACTACCTAAAACCCAAATCCTGAACTTGCGGCTCTGGCTATGAGGCTGGGAGATGCTGTGCATGGTGGCgtacacctataactccagcactcagcaggggatctctgtgagcgcTGGCCAGTCACGGGTAAAGagtgcctcaaaaaataaaagggggaggtGGTGAGCAGCAGCTGAAAGATGGATTAGTGaggtggctccgtgggtaaaggcacttgttacaCAGGCTTGATGATCTGAGCTtgagccccagaatccacataatgTTAGAAGAATAACTGACTCTACAAAGATgccttttgacctccacatgtgtgctgtggcttgcacacacacacatgcacacgctcaTGTGTGCGCAAACAcggtaataataataacaataaataaatagtttaagtTTATAAAACAAGTGCGACACTCAGTCTAGTCCTTGGGGGCGCTCTGCCTGGGAATGCCTGCCATCGCcattctgttctcttttccaTAGACCTGACAAGCGGGCAGCTCGCCCTCACCATTATGGCTCTCAGCTCCTCATGCCGGGACCCTGGAAGCAGAGTGCCCACTCTGCTAAAGAGAATGGAGAACTGGACACCCTCAAGTAAGACCtcgtggagagggaggggagagtgtGGGCAGGGTCCTTCCTGAGAATTTTTAactcagaaaggaaaattatGGAAGTGGGAAGAGTGAAAAGTCAGGGAAGAGACACAAGGCCACCTCTGCTCTGACAGTCCCACCAGTGAGAGACTCACTTCTCAGCCAAAAACAAATTAGAGAAGCCAATTCCCCACGCATGTACCGGCAGCCACCATCCTCCCAGAGCCAGCACTGTCCCCCCGCTTCAGATGTCAGATGACATTCTTCCTCTGAGAAACACTGATGTCACCCTTTGCCAATATTGTCTCTTTTTATGGTGACAGGTTTCTAGAGATTTCTATTTAAAAGCCCTGGTCTTTGCTACTCAAAATGTCCCCAGTGTGGTAAGTGTCGAGCTAATGACGGTTCTCTGTTGTCTTCTGAGGCCAGGGTGATGATGCCTCGGGCTTCTATGGGGCCAGTCTAGCCATCCTCGCACTGTGCCAGAAGAACTCAGAGGCAACCTTACCCATAGCAGTGCGCTTCGCTAAGAACCTGATGAGGGAGTCTTCCATCGGTGTGGGTAAGTGGAGGCTATCAGACACTGACCAAGGTGAGAGCATCCGTGTCGCAGTAGATGAGAGGTGGTGATGGAGGGGGAAGTAAAGAGGAAGAACCTTCCACGGAGGTGGAGCTGAGCCCTGCAGGTATGGGTGCAGGAAAAACgttgaacaaatgtttattggACACATGAGTTGAGGGCAGACTccactgagaaaaaaaacccGAAACAGAAGTCACAAGTTATCTTCACATAAAATGGAGATAAATGTCTTGCCTCGCCCCTACCCTGCACTCCTTAGTTTGTACCAGTTCTCCCAGACTCTGAACTTCAAGATGTTTCTCCTTTTTCCATGCACATATCCTTCCTACAAACAGCTATTTTCTGGAACCAACCAAGAGAACTTCTTGTTCCTCTGTTTTACCCACGCTGGGCTGCTAATGAATGAATCCTTTTCCTCTGTGATGCTATTTCCTTCTTTTAGCCTTTCTGTGTAGAACGATCCTCCTCCGTTGAGCCCCTGGCATGGACTCACTGTCGCAGTCCTCTGCCACTCTCGAAGCAATATCATCTCTGGCTTTCACCCACTTCCGTGGGCCTCGACAGCGAGCTTTCTCTTTTCACTATAAGACAAGCAGGTAGGATCTTTCCTGGGGGTCAAGAACAGGCTGGTTCCTCTCCTCCCGGAGCCTCATACATGGTTGGGTCATCTCTGTCAGTTCAGTGAGGTGGACTTTGTCTTCGGGTGCCAATAACGCTGTCACCCTTATTGAAGCTATGAGATTTTCCAGTGAGCTGGGAAAGGCGGGGAGCTGAAAGCTGCCTCTCGATAGCATTTCCCTTGCTCTGGTCTTGTCAGAACTTCCCCATTCGGCCCACACACGTGTATCACATGCAAAGTCTCTGCGCTGAATGCTATGATGTATGCATGGAGCCCAGGAACCACACATACGGCACAGAGTGCTGACAGAGTAAAACAGGCATGAACCACACACCCTAAACCACAGGCCGCTGTGCTGGGAAGACCAAAATGCCTTCCCTGAGGTGTGACTGCTGGGCCTTCCAGAACTTCTGACATCTCAAGAGATCAACACTGAGATGAGAGAAGTGGGATTTAATAACTGTCATTTGCACTATTTAAAGCTTTAAAGTCTGGAGCTGCTCagctgtattcatttattttaaagtctgGCCCTGCCGCTTactggctgtgtggccttgggcagtTACTTTACTGCTCTGAGCTCCCATTTCCTCATCTCTTAAATGAAGATACGTATAGGCCCTGTTCACGGGTGGTCCCAAGAACTAAAGGAGGTCCTGTAACTAGGTCACAGTGAGCAACTGGTGAACACTGGCTATGGTGGTGACTATAGTGGGGTCTGTCCCCTCTGCCTTCCAGATACTGGAGCGGTAGCAACCTTGGCACTGACCTGCATGTACAACAGGATTCCTGTAGGCTCTGAGGAAAATTACAGAGAGCTGTTTGGTGAGACACTGAAGGCTCTTGTGGATGATATCAGCTTGAGGATCAAAGCAGATGGCATCATTGGAGACACCTACAGCACTGGCCTGGCTATGCAGGTAAATGCATCCTATATTCTCCTAATCTAGGCCAGAATAACAAGCCTGAACTGTAGGACTAAGGGACTTCATGTCTACTAACATGCCTGGGAAAGTCCAACTAATGTGATTTGGGATCAATTCCTTAACtaccttgcctcagtttctctactaACAAAATGCTGGTATGTACTAGCTCACGGATAAAATGTGAAGATAAACCTCAAAGAATTCATCTCCTTTCttggaaaaaatgaaacaaatcaagAATTTTGAGGGTTTATTACCAATAATAATCAGCTTACTAATAACAGTCATACAGTATTGAAAGTCTGGTGTACACATACTGATATGAGAGTAGCTCTTCCAAAAGATATTcatgaaattttctgcttcaaacTTACCATGGAAGTGTCCTTTCTCTCCTACTTAACCTTACCCACAAAAAGTGGCTTGCATTTAACATGAGTAATCTAAAAAtgactctctctccctgtctctgtctctctgtctctctctgtctctctctctctctctctctctctcacacacacacacacaaatgaataataaaagtcACCCAGTAAACAATGGAGCCGAGTCTGAGAAGCTGAGTCTACAGTCCATTTTATGCCTCCCTCACATACCTCCAGGCTTAGATTAGGAAAGACGCTACTTGACAGCCCCtaatcaccaccacctccagcccCCGGTGACTAGAATAGGAATCCACCACGGAAAGCACAATGGTGGAGAAAGCTTAACAACCAGAGTCAGAAATTATAGAGTCACAGTGGTCAAATCCTCTAGTCCATAATGAGATATTAATGGTCTAAATATCTTGggaaattaagagaaaaattgCACCATGAACTCCCAACCTCAGAAAccccaggaaagggaaagggcTGGAGTTACGATGTCAGCCCTAAGCTTTGTGTAGCTCTCGGCTACTATTACAAAGAAATCAGCTCCTAGAGCAAAAGAAACACTTGTGTGGGTTCCTGCCACACACGAAAACTAGGGAAGAGTCCAAACGGCGTAGGGAACAGTCAGTGTCAAGCTAAGCGTGAAGATAAATCCCCAGTCCAAAATACCAGAGGTGGGGTGACTAAGAGCAAAGCCAGCTTCTCCGTCAGTCTCTGGAATTCCGTCATGAAGCAAAACCATTTTCCCACAGCTGAACCATACAAAAGCGTACCCAGAACTCACATCTAGAAATTCCTGCAGAAAGCAGGCAGCCTGAAGAATGAATTTAAGCTGGGTTTGGCAGGGCTGGGTCACATGCTTAACCTTGTCTAAGGGTTTCGTGTGTTTTAGTGCCAGATTAAACAGGTTAACAGATTTAGTGCAGAACTGTTTGCCTTGCTGATTCCACTTAGGAATTTCAGTTTGGATTTTATCGCTTTCTAGGTACACTCTGGTAGATTACACCTGAGAATAAAAGCTTTTCCTATCAAAGGGTAAGACCTCAGCTACATCCAGATACCACTCACCACATAGATTTCTTGTTACTTCAGACACACAacttctccctgcctgcctgctaagGAGTATCTGCCTGGTGCTTCTTAGACCAAACTGCTTGTAAAGCGGCCTTGATGGGGAGTTACGGTCTGCTTTGCCAAAGTTAGCAGGGTGACCACACCTGCCACAAATGTTCAAGGGCTTTCCCTAGCTGAAACAACCATCTCAGACTTCCCTCCGCCACCAAGTTTCTCTTTCCAGTTTCATGCAAATTTGTCGTTAGCCAACAAAGCCCAGTACCATACTTGGTGCCTCTAGTTGGCATAACTGTAAAGGAAGGGAGGATGCAATGACAGTTTCCACATCATGTCTTGCAAAATTCTTTTCCACACTTGGCCACTGGACCCTCAAATGATAGGCCCTCCAAGGACAAGCAGGACTTTCTAATTTACCCCAAAgatagaaaactaaaaaaaaaaaaaaaaagtggattgCTTGGTGTGCTAATCCAGACTCATTTTGCAAGTACCTGCAAAGGTGGAAATTTAATATTTCACATACCTGGGTGTGCCCAAGGCTAGATGAAGTGGTTCCAAGAATAACCAGAATTAGAAGATCAAATGGTGACATCGGGGACCACTATTAGTTGTCTCTCATCACTGGTTTCCCTCACTCTCTCCTGCTGTGTGGTGTGTAAAATGGTGAATGACAGCTTGGTGTTTCCTCATATATCCCCAACTGAAATACACAAGCAAGAGAAATGGTTTACTCCTTCAGTACTGGAGTATCAGGGAAGGACTGATTGGTGCAGGCACCCACCACGCATTGTTCCCAAGGAGTCCAGTGAAACCCAGGCCATGACTCCATCTGAGGCCAGGGTTATGGAAACTGTGACTGGCAGGCCTACGTAGACACAGGCTTTGGGAGGAGTCCACCAAAAGGTGTGCCTGACAACACTAAGCAAAAACAGACTATGCATGTGCCAGTCCAGGCCGCCTTAGACCACAGCACCTTCtgtggtttgctttgttactcCTGCTCCACATCTAAACACTGTCCACAAATGCAGCCATCTTAGTGGTATTTCCTGGCTCTAGTCATTGACCCGATAATTTTTctgtggttattttttaaaagaacttatcagtgtttgtttctttaactcttttattttgtcttatgtgTATAGGGTGTTCTGCCTACCTGTATGTCTAAACATCCTAAGCATGCTTAATCCCTgaggaggccataagagggcaagGCCATAAGAGGAggatggatcccctggaactggagttgcagatgttgtgagctgttgtgtgggttctgggaaccaacaaggtcctctggaggagctcCTCCtcgttgagtcatctctccagccccaacgttgtttatttctttaaatagcaTCTGGTTTGTTATAGTTAGACAGAAGATTGCGCCCACACCTCATGCATGCGAGGCAAATGCCTTGCCTCCACACTACACCGCCAGTCCTTCTCCATCATGGGACTGACACTGTGGGGTGCAAATGTAATTCCAAACCCTGTGCTGCTTCAGTTTGGACTAGCATAATGATTCGCGGTCAAGTTCAACCCCCAAGAGCCAACTCCCTGCCATACCTAagctctcctctctttctctcctcttgccCATGCCTGCCCCTCTCTCCTAGGCTCTCTCGGTGACACCTGAGCAACCCATCAAGAAGTGGGACTGTGAGAAGACTATGAATGGGATACTCAATGAGATTAAGCAGGGAAAGTTCGAAAACCCCATGTCCATTGCTCAAATTCTCCCCTCCTTGAAAGGCAAGACTTACCTAGACGTGCCCCAAATAATTTGCGGTGCTGGTAAGAACTTTTCAATGACCTCCCTTCTTATGTCATAAAGTTGCTACTTACAGTACAATGGCATGTGATTTGATGCTGAATGGCATATAAGATTGGTTTGTCTATTCATCCCAGATAGGTAGATGACTTATCTCCAACCCCCAATCATGTATACTAGCACACAGCCAAAGTGCCTAGCCTTCAGAATTCAGCTACTCATACTGAACACCTACTTTAAGAAGGTAGATGGGTCATGATCACCATAGGGAGCTTCATGAATTTGACAAATGTACTACCAAACATCACACATGTCTTATCTGCTCTTTATAAAATCGGAAGACAGACATATAGGCAGAACTACAGTCTTTACAGTAATGAAATCAGTATTAAATAGAAATCAACATCATTCACATTGCAAAAACAAAatgagcagaaggaagaaggagagaagactaATAACCAGTTGTTGATTTTTATCTGGAGGGCTTAAAAGGCACAGATGAAATTCACCCAAGCCTTAAGGATCTAACAATGACAGCCTGACACTCACAGAACACCCACAGGATGAGGTAGAAACCTGACATGTTACTTTAGAGCATTTTTGTATCCAATCAAATACAACACTGAAATACTTGAAACTCAGATTGCTCATACAGAGCCTTCCTAAAACTTCTGTCACTCCAGAAGAAGTCTCTGAAATCAACTCCTTCAATTCTTCTTTCCTTATCAAATCCTTCCTCTTGCATTCACTAGCTTCATATGACAGGAGGAAATTACAAGCTCCTCACAGACTTCAGTGCCAAGTCTACAGGAGCCAAACTCAAGCAAACACACTGCCATCATATGAAACCTTGCCACCTTAGCCTCACTCCCTAGCTGCTTTCCAGGGACATCACAAGTCTAACATGGAGTCCTTGCCAGGATTCTAGAATAGTTGTCCaaaaattttgttaaataacCTAAAGGTTACTATTTTCTTGAAATCTTttctggactgagttcccaataACAGTGACTTTTGCATCCATAAGTCAAACACCAAAATCTTCCATAAACTGGGCCTTTTTGCTCCTCGCAGATCATGAAGTGCCACCAACTCTAACTGGCCATCCTACCCCTGTCCCCACATCAGTATCTAACATTAACGTCATATACACCATAAACAATCAGCTGAAGGGGGTTGACCTGCTCTTCAATGTGACCATCGAAGTTAGTGTGAAAAGTGGATCTGTGCTACTTGCTGTCCTAGAAGAAGCGCAGCGCAAAAACTCCATGTTCAAGTGAGTGGTGCCAATGGTTGCCATCCCCGAACCTGATTCAAATTCccatattctctctgtgtgtgtgtctctctgtgtctctgtctctgtctgtctctctttctctctccctatttccttgtccttctctccctcccctacaccctctctctctctccctaagaTCACATAACGTGTAACTAATAGAGTTCAGAGCTAAACATGGATttgactgtctttgaaattcataTTCTACCCACTATCCTCTTAGGAAAGAGTAGAATATACAAATGGATCAGAGGGGAGAATTAAATGTTGGGAACTGTCAACTGTTTACAAAAAGAGGAAGCAACAGAGAAAGATAGGGAGGCCACAGTTTAGGAGTCAAGGGACCATGCCAATtcatggaaaagaaaggaggacaCTTAATGCCCAAGCTCTCTGGATATCCTTTACAAGTTCAGCATTTAATGTCTGATTTTTCTTCTAtctgtaaatataaaaatgacagatGATACATTATagaaacttggagaggaaaaatacacaaagaataaattgcCTCCACAACCACAATATAATCAGCTATTTAATAATCTGGTCTATTTTTTCTAAGCATAGTATAAACAGTTATGATTCATCATATTCATAGGCTGGCATATGCTTCTTTAAAAGTTGagtccttatttttttaattttattttattgtaattatgTGAGGAATGaacatatgcacatgagtgcaggtacctatGGGGGCCCAAGGCATCAGCTCCCATAGTTCTTTGTATACAGTCCTCCGAGAATCTGGACATCACTGAAGTTGACTGATAATAGAATACATCCCCAAAATTCTCATGCGTACTGCTCTCTTTGATGACTACTCCTTTATTGCCATGTAATATTCTATAGGGGAAAACCCTGGACTCTGAGTCATGGAGATGTATGTAATATAGAGCACAAATGTTCTATTGTACAAACATGAAGGTACCCATTAGTCTGGAGTTCTCACCACACCAAACAGAAATAAACGCATGGAATCTGGCAAACATGTACTGTGTAAACTAAATTGTTCACTCTAAATAACATATCCATAAAACATGAATATCAAAATGTGGAAATACCTATCAACCTACTCaagtgaaaatataaagaaaaactccTTTATCTATTAattgaaattccattttaaatgacATGATTCTAAACTCAGTCAattgcattttctcttttgaacACTACTTTTATCTGCTCTGTAAAGCACTTGAACATCTGTCCCTCCATTTTGTCTTCTGTTGCCTGACTTCAACTGAGTGGTactatttacattttcttcttagaTTTGAAACCAAAATGACATCTTGGGGCCCTATGGTCTCTTCTATCAACAATATCGCTGAAAATGCT
It contains:
- the Cblif gene encoding cobalamin binding intrinsic factor, whose protein sequence is MAWLTFYLLNILWAVAGTSTRAQSSCSVPPEQQPWVDGLQKLMERSVMRSDFPNPSILIAMNLAGTYSPEAQKSLTNELMSTDSADLTSGQLALTIMALSSSCRDPGSRVPTLLKRMENWTPSSQGDDASGFYGASLAILALCQKNSEATLPIAVRFAKNLMRESSIGVDTGAVATLALTCMYNRIPVGSEENYRELFGETLKALVDDISLRIKADGIIGDTYSTGLAMQALSVTPEQPIKKWDCEKTMNGILNEIKQGKFENPMSIAQILPSLKGKTYLDVPQIICGADHEVPPTLTGHPTPVPTSVSNINVIYTINNQLKGVDLLFNVTIEVSVKSGSVLLAVLEEAQRKNSMFKFETKMTSWGPMVSSINNIAENANHKTYWELLSGKTPLQEGVAYYIPFNNEHITANFTQY